The Fibrobacter sp. region ATTCAGGCGCTCAGCAGGTCCTATTTTGGAAAGATGGTACCTCAGTCTGAATCTGCCGAGTATTTCGGGTTTTACAATGTAGTGAGCAGGTTTGCGGTAATAATCGGCCCTGCTGTGGTGGGGGCTGTAGCTTTCCTTACACGTAAAGCAGGGCTGGAATCACTGACTGCCTCGAGGGTAGGGATGTCCTCTGTGGGGATTCTTTTTCTCGGTGGCGGGATTCTTCTTATGATAGCAAGAAGATATGAAAATAGATTGACATTGACAGGAAAGACGACTCCGTGACCGGTAAAGGAAAACCAGTGAAAGGAGATATGGAAACCTCGTTTGAGGTGAGAAGTTTCGATTCTCCCATCCCCCTTGATGAATACAGGCGCCTTCCTAAAAATTCTCTTTACATAATTCTGGATAATCTCAGGAGTGCTTTCAATGTGGGAGCGATATTCAGGCTCTGTGATGCGATGCGGGTGAGCGGACTTTTTCTCTGTGGTTATACCGCATCTCCACCACACATCAAACTTCAGAAGACCTCACTTGGGACTATCGATTATGTACCCTGGAAAAAGTTCGAGAATACCATAGATGCTGTTGATTATCTGCATGAACGGGGAATAGAGGTATGGGCGGCTGAGACTGCATCAGTGGCCTCTCCTTACGACAAAGCAGAATACCCTTCCGCGCTGGGTCTTGTGTTCGGGAACGAGGCACTGGGGGTAAGCATGGAAGTGATGCAACGATGTGACAGGCTTGTGGAGATACCATTGCTGGGGTATAAGAATTCTCTTAACGTGGCTACATCCTGTGCTGTGCTGGGATTCAAGGCGCTGGAGTTTATGGGAATAAAAAAAGACTGTTAAGCCTGAGGCGCAACAGTCTTTGAATTCTGATTAGAGCCGGATTTATCGTTCGGTTCTATAGGTCATCCGTTTTTCTTCACGAATACGTTTGCGTTTGGATGAATTCAGACGTCTTTTCTTCTCTTCGCTGGGCTTCTCGTAATGGCGGAATTTTTTGACATCAGACAGAATTCCTGCCCTTTCGCATGTTTTAGTAAAGCGACGGAGTGCCTTTTCAAAAGCTTCATCTTCTCGTACAACTATACCGTTCATTCAGTCTCACCTTCTTTCCTTTTCTGAAAGTTAAGAACAGTCTTAAAAAATAGGTTCCGGGAGGGGGCGAAATCAAGGCAGAAGATGTATTTTGACAAGGGATATAGAAGACCTGGGGGGATAAAAAAATGGTCGGGACG contains the following coding sequences:
- a CDS encoding MFS transporter, whose amino-acid sequence is IQALSRSYFGKMVPQSESAEYFGFYNVVSRFAVIIGPAVVGAVAFLTRKAGLESLTASRVGMSSVGILFLGGGILLMIARRYENRLTLTGKTTP
- a CDS encoding RNA methyltransferase, with protein sequence METSFEVRSFDSPIPLDEYRRLPKNSLYIILDNLRSAFNVGAIFRLCDAMRVSGLFLCGYTASPPHIKLQKTSLGTIDYVPWKKFENTIDAVDYLHERGIEVWAAETASVASPYDKAEYPSALGLVFGNEALGVSMEVMQRCDRLVEIPLLGYKNSLNVATSCAVLGFKALEFMGIKKDC
- the rpsU gene encoding 30S ribosomal protein S21 translates to MNGIVVREDEAFEKALRRFTKTCERAGILSDVKKFRHYEKPSEEKKRRLNSSKRKRIREEKRMTYRTER